A genomic window from Nicotiana sylvestris chromosome 11, ASM39365v2, whole genome shotgun sequence includes:
- the LOC104226643 gene encoding alpha carbonic anhydrase 7-like yields the protein MIYIFFFSLCFIHFLYDNLMNNCLLMKLRWEGGAGHIKINGTQYQLNQAHWHSPSEHTINGRRFDLEVHLVHESNDGKTAVVGIMYKIGRADFFLSMDDLKALAHTKGVERNIGVIDPKQVKLGSRKYYRYIGSLTVPPCTQDVVWTIVRKVRTVTREQMKLIREAVHDESETNSRPVQATNKRSIRLYRPNDPKE from the exons AtgatttatatatttttcttttcgcTCTGCTTTATACATTTCTTATATGATAATTTGATGAATAATTGTTTACTAATGAAGTTAAGATGGGAAGGTGGAGCTGGACATATTAAGATAAATGGAACTCAATATCAACTCAATCAGGCTCATTGGCACTCACCTTCTGAACATACCATCAATGGAAGAAG GTTCGATTTGGAAGTTCATTTGGTCCATGAAAGCAATGATGGAAAGACTGCAGTGGTTGGAATTATGTACAAGATTGGAAGAGCTGATTTCTTCttgtctatg GATGATTTAAAGGCTCTAGCACATACAAAAGGTGTGGAAAGAAATATTGGAGTTATTGATCCAAAACAAGTGAAGTTAGGTAGCAGAAAATATTACAGATATATTGGCTCCTTGACTGTTCCTCCTTGCACTCAAGATGTTGTCTGGACTATTGTAAGAAAG GTGAGGACTGTTACAAGAGAGCAAATGAAACTAATTCGCGAGGCTGTTCATGAC gaATCTGAAACTAATTCAAGACCAGTCCAAG